The following are encoded together in the Corythoichthys intestinalis isolate RoL2023-P3 unplaced genomic scaffold, ASM3026506v1 HiC_scaffold_23, whole genome shotgun sequence genome:
- the LOC130911097 gene encoding putative transmembrane protein INAFM2: MKSADGGASITVDKLNAGDPKRRPSYPGEPRAKQASMSAKVWVKVAMAIAYFLCVSVAAFILVIYYVFFWTPGPHNNSTASSGGVAGSHNRTDCASKFG, encoded by the coding sequence ATGAAATCAGCCGACGGCGGGGCCAGCATCACCGTGGACAAGCTGAACGCCGGCGACCCCAAGCGGAGGCCCAGCTACCCGGGGGAGCCGCGCGCCAAGCAAGCCAGCATGTCCGCCAAGGTGTGGGTCAAAGTGGCCATGGCCATCGCTTATTTCCTCTGCGTGTCCGTGGCCGCTTTCATCCTGGTCATCTACTACGTCTTTTTCTGGACGCCCGGCCCGCACAACAACAGCACCGCCAGCAGCGGCGGCGTCGCGGGCTCGCACAACCGCACCGACTGCGCGTCCAAATTCGGATGA